One Peribacillus simplex NBRC 15720 = DSM 1321 genomic region harbors:
- a CDS encoding nucleoside hydrolase — protein sequence MKPIIFDVDTGIDDAMAMAYALNSQELEVLGFTTCFGNVPVVESTRNTLAVLEKLNRRIPVFEGADQTLVRGRKKKYPKHVHGEDGLGNTLQFEPSIKASQGNAVDFIIDQVKSRPHEITIIAVGPLTNIALAIKKAPTIMSLVKEVVIMGGAVNVPGNVTPYAEANIISDPEAADQVFASGLPITLVGLDVTLQTYLLKSKLDDWRATGKESAKFLAEMTDYYMKAYENSHPGLGGCALHDPLAVGVAIDSSFVSTEWMNVKVVTEGEETGRTIGQKGGEPRIRVCTNVESDRFVKHFLERVI from the coding sequence TTGAAGCCAATCATATTTGATGTTGATACTGGGATTGATGATGCCATGGCGATGGCGTATGCTTTAAATTCTCAAGAATTGGAAGTGCTCGGATTCACCACTTGCTTTGGTAACGTGCCCGTTGTTGAATCGACCCGCAATACACTTGCCGTTTTGGAGAAATTAAATAGGCGCATTCCGGTTTTTGAAGGTGCTGACCAAACTTTGGTGCGCGGAAGGAAGAAGAAATATCCCAAGCATGTTCATGGGGAAGACGGGTTAGGAAATACCCTTCAGTTTGAACCGAGTATCAAAGCTTCACAAGGAAATGCAGTAGATTTCATTATCGATCAAGTGAAGAGCCGACCGCATGAAATTACGATTATTGCAGTTGGTCCACTGACTAACATCGCATTGGCGATTAAAAAAGCCCCAACGATCATGTCCTTGGTAAAAGAGGTCGTTATTATGGGCGGTGCCGTAAACGTACCAGGAAATGTAACGCCCTATGCTGAAGCGAACATAATATCAGATCCTGAGGCAGCTGATCAGGTATTTGCTTCAGGGCTGCCAATCACCTTAGTGGGGCTTGATGTGACACTGCAAACATACCTACTGAAATCGAAGCTTGATGATTGGCGTGCCACTGGTAAGGAAAGCGCCAAATTTTTAGCGGAAATGACCGATTATTATATGAAAGCATATGAAAACTCTCATCCTGGTTTAGGCGGTTGTGCCCTACACGATCCGCTGGCTGTAGGGGTTGCGATTGATTCCAGTTTTGTGAGTACAGAATGGATGAACGTCAAGGTGGTGACCGAAGGTGAAGAAACAGGCAGGACAATCGGTCAAAAGGGTGGCGAACCTAGAATCCGCGTCTGTACGAATGTGGAAAGTGATCGGTTTGTGAAACATTTCTTGGAACGGGTTATATGA